One window from the genome of Pyxicephalus adspersus chromosome 6, UCB_Pads_2.0, whole genome shotgun sequence encodes:
- the LOC140333742 gene encoding carbonic anhydrase 15-like isoform X2, translating to MFGSQGDWCYSSQKPSCGPDHWKDINHNCGGDHQSPINIEKAKAKKDNHLGNITFIGYDHASSAEWKFMNDGHSVLMSLAGNISISGAGLPNTYQAVQFHFHWGSPTNNGSEHTLDGKQFPIELHIVHMNAKYSSITEAKKDPQGLAVLGILITVGEADNPSYSPLVSAMKNVSLEGDYVLLTPTFPLQSLLPAQDKLSSYYRYQGSLTTPDCSEAVIWTVFEHPVTISKTQHQILTNTSHFSANGETPVKIKDNFRPPQPLKGRQILASKDATVNFSSILCASILNLCMISLTAKIFLN from the exons atgtttggGTCACAAg gggaTTGGTGCTACTCTTCCCAGAAACCATCATGTg GGCCTGATCATTGGAAAGACATTAATCACAACTGTGGTGGTGATCATCAATCGCCTATTAATATTGAAAAGGCCAAAGCAAAGAAAGACAACCACTTGGGTAACATCACCTTCATCGGTTATGATCATGCCTCATCTGCTGAATGGAAGTTCATGAATGACGGACACTCAG TTTTGATGAGCCTGGCTGGAAATATAAGTATTAGTGGTGCAGGTTTACCCAACACATACCAGGCTGTACAATTCCACTTCCACTGGGGAAGTCCTACCAACAATGGGTCAGAACATACTCTGGATGGCAAGCAATTCCCGATTGAG CTGCATATCGTTCACATGAATGCCAAGTACAGCAGTATCACAGAAGCTAAGAAAGACCCCCAAGGTTTGGCAGTGCTGGGTATACTTATAACG GTGGGAGAAGCAGATAATCCAAGTTATAGTCCATTAGTGTCTGCTATGAAGAATGTATCATTGGAAG GTGACTATGTACTGCTGACACCAACATTTCCCCTGCAAAGTCTCCTTCCAGCTCAGGACAAGTTGTCAAGCTACTATAGATATCAGGGTTCCCTCACAACTCCCGATTGCTCAGAGGCTGTCATTTGGACGGTGTTTGAACATCCAGTGACCATCAGTAAGACACAG CATCAAATACTGACGAACACATCTCATTTTTCTGCTAATGGAGAGACTCCTGTAAAGATTAAGGACAATTTTCGACCCCCCCAGCCTCTGAAGGGACGTCAAATATTGGCTTCAAAGGATGCCACTGTGAACTTCTCATCCATCTTGTGTGCGTCTATATTGAATCTGTGTATGATTAGCCTAACAGCCAAGATATTTCTGAATTAG
- the LOC140333742 gene encoding carbonic anhydrase 15-like isoform X1: MEMLQICITFITLFMQVSGGGDWCYSSQKPSCGPDHWKDINHNCGGDHQSPINIEKAKAKKDNHLGNITFIGYDHASSAEWKFMNDGHSVLMSLAGNISISGAGLPNTYQAVQFHFHWGSPTNNGSEHTLDGKQFPIELHIVHMNAKYSSITEAKKDPQGLAVLGILITVGEADNPSYSPLVSAMKNVSLEGDYVLLTPTFPLQSLLPAQDKLSSYYRYQGSLTTPDCSEAVIWTVFEHPVTISKTQHQILTNTSHFSANGETPVKIKDNFRPPQPLKGRQILASKDATVNFSSILCASILNLCMISLTAKIFLN, translated from the exons ATGGAGATGCTGCAGATCTGTATAACATTTATCACTTTATTCATGCAAGTGTCTGGAGGAG gggaTTGGTGCTACTCTTCCCAGAAACCATCATGTg GGCCTGATCATTGGAAAGACATTAATCACAACTGTGGTGGTGATCATCAATCGCCTATTAATATTGAAAAGGCCAAAGCAAAGAAAGACAACCACTTGGGTAACATCACCTTCATCGGTTATGATCATGCCTCATCTGCTGAATGGAAGTTCATGAATGACGGACACTCAG TTTTGATGAGCCTGGCTGGAAATATAAGTATTAGTGGTGCAGGTTTACCCAACACATACCAGGCTGTACAATTCCACTTCCACTGGGGAAGTCCTACCAACAATGGGTCAGAACATACTCTGGATGGCAAGCAATTCCCGATTGAG CTGCATATCGTTCACATGAATGCCAAGTACAGCAGTATCACAGAAGCTAAGAAAGACCCCCAAGGTTTGGCAGTGCTGGGTATACTTATAACG GTGGGAGAAGCAGATAATCCAAGTTATAGTCCATTAGTGTCTGCTATGAAGAATGTATCATTGGAAG GTGACTATGTACTGCTGACACCAACATTTCCCCTGCAAAGTCTCCTTCCAGCTCAGGACAAGTTGTCAAGCTACTATAGATATCAGGGTTCCCTCACAACTCCCGATTGCTCAGAGGCTGTCATTTGGACGGTGTTTGAACATCCAGTGACCATCAGTAAGACACAG CATCAAATACTGACGAACACATCTCATTTTTCTGCTAATGGAGAGACTCCTGTAAAGATTAAGGACAATTTTCGACCCCCCCAGCCTCTGAAGGGACGTCAAATATTGGCTTCAAAGGATGCCACTGTGAACTTCTCATCCATCTTGTGTGCGTCTATATTGAATCTGTGTATGATTAGCCTAACAGCCAAGATATTTCTGAATTAG